In the Salvia splendens isolate huo1 chromosome 16, SspV2, whole genome shotgun sequence genome, AGGCATCCGATGTAGCTAAATCAAAACTAATTCACCAGCAGCATATAATcataatttatttcaaattaCATGGAAAAGCTACCTGGAAGTGGCTCTACAGTGCTTTTAGTCTGATAAAGAGTATCTCCAACTCGTGCCTCTTGAGTTGACCGCATACCACTAACAACATATCCCACTTGCCCTGTTAAAAGGATTCCTGTCTGAGTGAGTTCAGGGTGCATGATCCCAACGTCAGAAACTTCATAAGATTGGCCTGTTGCAGCAGAGGAAATCTTATCACCCTTCCTCAAAGTACCATCAACAACAGCAACGTGGCAGATAACTCCTCTATATTCATCATAGTAAGAGTCCAGTAAAAGCATGCGTAGAGGTGAAGTGCTCTTTCCAGGAGGAGGAGGTATTCGCTCTATCACAGCAGGAAGGACTTGCGCGAGACCTTGACCTGTTTTTGCTGATGTTAATAGAGCTTCACTCGGATCAAGATCAAAAATAGACTTCAGCTGCTCTTTAATTCGATCTGGGTCAGCTGTTGGCTGATCGATTTTGTTAATAACAGGAATTACAGTGAGGTTTGCTTCAAAAGCAAGATAAAAATTTGCAACTGTTTGTGCCTGGACACCTTGAGCTGCGTCAACAACAAGGAGGACGCCCTGGCACGCTGCCAAAGATCTTGAGACTTCATAGCTAAAATCCACATGTCCAGGTGTATCGATCAGGTTTAGTAAGAAATTTGCATCAGTTCCAAGGTAATTGTGCCTATGAAACATAGTCGCTGTCTGAGCCTTAACGGTTATTCCACGTTCTCTCTCTACCTAGGACGACCAAATTATTTCGAGAAATAAGTTGtggaaaacaaaacataaaataaacttCCACATGGAAATGAATTTAATTATCATGTATCTTTTCCCATAATCATCAGCATGGAAATCCATTGCAAGGTCCTCAAGTAATTAGAAGGTAAAAACAATTAGTACAAATTATTCATTTCAGTTGATAGTTGATACCACATTTGGAGTGAGTTTAAGACGCAGTACTATGCCTCAAAAACACTCCTCAGTATTCAACCCATTGAATACACACCACCATGAAAGGAATACCATTCCCATCTAAATTCCGAGTgttaataaaaaacaataatCATCTACATTGTGAAAACCAACATTCCCAAATCATTTCCATCATTGCTTCAGCATAACCGCCTCTCCAATCACACACATGATACGCTTCATTCCAACAGATAGACCAAAAATCCTCAACGTAGGGCAATTCAATTCAGAAGATCAAAATAAGACACTTAATCTATTCAATTAAAAAGAAACCTGTAATTTATCTAAATACTGAGGCTGCCCATGACCCTTCCTAATAGTTGCCGTAAGCTCCAGAAGCCTGTCGGCGAGCGTTGATTTTCCATGGTCAACATGCGCAATTATCGAGAAGTTGCGAATTCTGTCGGATGGGAACTGATTTAAGTCTATGCTCGGATCTTCCCTAAACTGCGACGCGAAAAATGCACATTGCGTCCAGCCGAATATTGGATTCAGGTGTGCAGCTGTGTCGAATCTTAGAGGCTTCGTGTTAATATGGAGTAGATTGAACGGAACCCTGTgcgattttagagaatttgaagcTCTGTACAAAGATGCCATTTTTTGGGGGAAAATTAAGCCAGGGGGTGAGGGtttaaaattagggtttatattGCTTACTCAATTTGGGTGAGAAGTCGTTACTGTTACGCCAAAACGCGTTAAATAATTGACGGAAATCGTTAGTTAGCATTTGTAGCTTCACCTGCATACATATTGGATTAAGTTTTTAGAAAATCTATTTTACTTTTGAGGATTTTGTAAGCTCATATTTCAGTAACATGGAATTGGTGGAAATGTGTAGTTGTCATAATGATCATATGCTTATTACAGtattggagtatattttaacaaaaaaaacaacaatgtAGTTCAATTGCTTTAAACTATAGTAAATCGGATTATCGATCACTCAAAATATAGTCGcccttttttttagttttaccACATGTGTTCCGAACCCGCTTTTAGCAGAATCTAACTAATCATATTCGATATGATTTACGGATTAAAGTCGAAAGTCTCCTAGCAAGTGACATGGTTTGAACTTGTGACCTCAATTATAGTCAGTCTTTAATGCATCATAGATCAGAATTTTCAAACACAGTGAAGTATATGGATTTATAAGGCAATGCGGATTTGGTGACAATGAAGTGCAActtatttgataaaaaaatgtttCTCTTTTGACTAATTTGACAACGGTTGCCGAATGGAGTCAAAATAAAATGGACATGCTAGTACTaataaaatgagacatttattacTGCCCCGTCTCACCACAAGTGATCTACtttccattttgaattatttcacCACAAGTAATCAATTTCcctttttgactaaaacaaaacttcaactctctcttattttattctctatttttttactttaatcactatctcttattttattctctctttacttttcttactttattttcttcactttaacttaatatatatcattttcttaaatcgaAAGAATTCCATCACTTAGCTTTAGGTGTAGTCATTTTTCCTAGTTCACTTAACGAAATAACCACACAGTATATCTCAAATTCTCCATTATTAGCGCTAATTGTGTAAAAAGTCTC is a window encoding:
- the LOC121769833 gene encoding translation factor GUF1 homolog, mitochondrial-like; translated protein: MASLYRASNSLKSHRVPFNLLHINTKPLRFDTAAHLNPIFGWTQCAFFASQFREDPSIDLNQFPSDRIRNFSIIAHVDHGKSTLADRLLELTATIRKGHGQPQYLDKLQVERERGITVKAQTATMFHRHNYLGTDANFLLNLIDTPGHVDFSYEVSRSLAACQGVLLVVDAAQGVQAQTVANFYLAFEANLTVIPVINKIDQPTADPDRIKEQLKSIFDLDPSEALLTSAKTGQGLAQVLPAVIERIPPPPGKSTSPLRMLLLDSYYDEYRGVICHVAVVDGTLRKGDKISSAATGQSYEVSDVGIMHPELTQTGILLTGQVGYVVSGMRSTQEARVGDTLYQTKSTVEPLPGFKPVKHMVFSGLYPADGSDFEALSHAIERLTCNDASVSVTKESSSALGLGFRCGFLGLLHMDVFHQRLEQEHGAHVISTVPTVPYIFEYSDGSKLQVQNPAMLPSNPKIRVTTCWEPTVIATIIIPSEYVGAIITLCSERRGEQLEYSFIDSQRALMKYRLPLREIVVDFYNELKSLTSGYASFDYEEADYQAADLVKLDILLNGQPVDAMATIVHRSKAQRVGRELVEKLKKFIDRQMFEITIQAAIGQKIIARETVSAMRKNVLAKCYGGDATRKKKLLEKQKEGKKRMKRVGSVDIPQEAFHELLKGS